A single Oryctolagus cuniculus chromosome 16, mOryCun1.1, whole genome shotgun sequence DNA region contains:
- the PLPPR2 gene encoding phospholipid phosphatase-related protein type 2 isoform X1, with product MAGGRPHLKRSFSIIPCFVFVESVLLGVVVLLAYRLEFTDTFPVHTQGFFCYDSTYAKPYPGPEAASRAPPALIYALVTAGPTLTILLGELARAFFPAPPSASPIIGESTIVSGACCRFSPPLRRLVRFLGVYSFGLFTTTIFANAGQVVTGNPTPHFLSVCRPNYTALGCPPPSPDRPGPDRFVTDQGACAGSPSLVAAARRAFPCKDAALCAYAVTYTAMYVTLVFRVKGSRLVKPSLCLALLCPAFLVGVVRVAEYRNHWSDVLAGFLTGAAIATFLVTCVVYNFRSRLPSGRRLSPWEDLSQAPTMDSPLEKLSVAQEPEAPRPHSTPARLTPSKPQNCARRGHLIPSCVSSRAPALCSSPRVPRPRLRSEPTPLPLPLPLPAPTPSQGPSPSSPGPGGPGGGGGRGRKLLLPTPLLRDLYTLSGLYPSPFHRDNFSPYLFASRDHLL from the exons ATGGCGGGAGGGAGACCTCACCTGAAGAGAAGCTTCTCCATCATCCCCTGCTTCGTGTTCGTGGAG TCGGTGCTGCTGGGGGTCGTGGTCCTGCTGGCTTACCGCCTGGAGTTCACCGACACCTTCCCCGTGCACACCCAAGGCTTCTTCTGCTATGACAGCACCTATGCCAAGCCTTACCCCGGGCCCGAGGCTGCCAGCCGAGCGCCTCCCGCCCTCATCTATGCCCTGGTCACCGCGGGGCCCACGCTCACG ATCCTGCTGGGGGAGCTGGCCCGGGCCTTCTTCCCTGCGCCCCCCTCGGCCAGCCCCATCATTGGAGAGAGCACCATCGTGTCTGGGGCCTGCTGCCGCTTCAGCCCCCCGCTGCGGAGGCTGGTCCGCTTCCTGG GTGTCTATTCCTTTGGCCTCTTCACCACGACCATCTTCGCCAACGCGGGCCAGGTGGTGACGGGCAACCCCACCCCGCACTTCCTGTCCGTCTGCCGCCCCAACTACACGGCCCTGGGCTGCCCGCCGCCCTCGCCGGACAGACCCGGGCCCGACCGCTTCGTCACCGACCAGGGCGCCTGCGCCGGCAGCCCCAGCCTCGTGGCCGCTGCGCGCCGCGCCTTCCCCTGCAAGGACGCGGCCCTCTGTGCCTACGCGGTCACCTACACGGCG ATGTACGTGACCCTAGTGTTCCGCGTGAAGGGCTCCCGCCTGGTTAaaccctccctctgcctggcgcTGCTGTGCCCCGCCTTCCTGGTGGGCGTGGTCCGCGTGGCCGAGTACCGCAACCATTGGTCCGACGTGCTGGCCGGCTTCCTGACCGGGGCGGCCATCGCCACCTTCCTG GTCACCTGTGTCGTGTACAACTTCCGGAGCCGGCTCCCTTCCGGCCGAAGGCTGTCGCCCTGGGAGGACCTGAGCCAAGCCCCCACCATGGACAGCCCCCTCGAAAAGTTAAGTGTAGCCCAG GAACCCGAGGCCCCCAGGCCGCACTCGACACCGGCACGGCTCACCCCATCCA AGCCGCAGAACTGCGCCCGCCGTGGCCACCTGATCCCCAGCTGCGTGTCGTCCAGGGCTCCGGCCCTGTGTTCCTCGCCCCGTGTGCCCCGCCCTCGACTGCGGTCCGAGCCGACGCCCCtgccgctgcccctgcccctgcccgcgccaacccccagccagggcccctcGCCTTCCTCCCCCGGGCCTGGGGggccaggcgggggcggggggcgcggccGGAAGCTGCTGCTGCCCACGCCCCTGCTGCGGGACCTGTACACCCTGAGCGGACTCTACCCCTCCCCTTTCCACCGAGATAACTTCAGCCCTTACCTGTTTGCCAGCCGTGACCACCTGCTGTGA
- the PLPPR2 gene encoding phospholipid phosphatase-related protein type 2 isoform X2, giving the protein MAGGRPHLKRSFSIIPCFVFVESVLLGVVVLLAYRLEFTDTFPVHTQGFFCYDSTYAKPYPGPEAASRAPPALIYALVTAGPTLTILLGELARAFFPAPPSASPIIGESTIVSGACCRFSPPLRRLVRFLGVYSFGLFTTTIFANAGQVVTGNPTPHFLSVCRPNYTALGCPPPSPDRPGPDRFVTDQGACAGSPSLVAAARRAFPCKDAALCAYAVTYTAMYVTLVFRVKGSRLVKPSLCLALLCPAFLVGVVRVAEYRNHWSDVLAGFLTGAAIATFLVTCVVYNFRSRLPSGRRLSPWEDLSQAPTMDSPLEKNPRPPGRTRHRHGSPHPSRRTAPAVAT; this is encoded by the exons ATGGCGGGAGGGAGACCTCACCTGAAGAGAAGCTTCTCCATCATCCCCTGCTTCGTGTTCGTGGAG TCGGTGCTGCTGGGGGTCGTGGTCCTGCTGGCTTACCGCCTGGAGTTCACCGACACCTTCCCCGTGCACACCCAAGGCTTCTTCTGCTATGACAGCACCTATGCCAAGCCTTACCCCGGGCCCGAGGCTGCCAGCCGAGCGCCTCCCGCCCTCATCTATGCCCTGGTCACCGCGGGGCCCACGCTCACG ATCCTGCTGGGGGAGCTGGCCCGGGCCTTCTTCCCTGCGCCCCCCTCGGCCAGCCCCATCATTGGAGAGAGCACCATCGTGTCTGGGGCCTGCTGCCGCTTCAGCCCCCCGCTGCGGAGGCTGGTCCGCTTCCTGG GTGTCTATTCCTTTGGCCTCTTCACCACGACCATCTTCGCCAACGCGGGCCAGGTGGTGACGGGCAACCCCACCCCGCACTTCCTGTCCGTCTGCCGCCCCAACTACACGGCCCTGGGCTGCCCGCCGCCCTCGCCGGACAGACCCGGGCCCGACCGCTTCGTCACCGACCAGGGCGCCTGCGCCGGCAGCCCCAGCCTCGTGGCCGCTGCGCGCCGCGCCTTCCCCTGCAAGGACGCGGCCCTCTGTGCCTACGCGGTCACCTACACGGCG ATGTACGTGACCCTAGTGTTCCGCGTGAAGGGCTCCCGCCTGGTTAaaccctccctctgcctggcgcTGCTGTGCCCCGCCTTCCTGGTGGGCGTGGTCCGCGTGGCCGAGTACCGCAACCATTGGTCCGACGTGCTGGCCGGCTTCCTGACCGGGGCGGCCATCGCCACCTTCCTG GTCACCTGTGTCGTGTACAACTTCCGGAGCCGGCTCCCTTCCGGCCGAAGGCTGTCGCCCTGGGAGGACCTGAGCCAAGCCCCCACCATGGACAGCCCCCTCGAAAA GAACCCGAGGCCCCCAGGCCGCACTCGACACCGGCACGGCTCACCCCATCCA AGCCGCAGAACTGCGCCCGCCGTGGCCACCTGA